The DNA window CCGCTCCTCCAGCGCCAGCTCCTGCTCCAGACGCTCGCGCGCGCAGCTCATACTCTGCGTGTGGCGCTGCAGCACCGCGTTCTGCTCCTCGAAGGCCACGTTCATCTTCCGCAGGCGCCGCAACTCTGCCTCGCGTGCTACGGGACGGTAGTCAGAGCCCAGGGCTGCCCCGGAGGGCGCGCTACACCCACGCCATTCCTGGCCCCACCTCTGACCCCCATCCCGCCTCCATGCCTGCCAAAATCTCACCTTTGTTTTGGTCCAAAAACTCTTCAGTGAAGATGGGGACATCGAAGGTGGAAAAGCCATCACAGTCCACACCCTGGGACAAGGCAATGAGTTTAGTGGGGACCACTTCTCTGGAACCTGGGAGGGTCTCCTGGACCACTTTCCTTGGCTGTGCAgcctgcttttattttgttttgttttgatttctatctGTGTATGccatatgcatgcagtacccGCAGTGGCCAGAGGAGGGCAGCACATACCCCAGCGCTgactgtgaactgccatgtgggtaccagggataGAACACCCGGCTTCTGCAGAGAAGCAGGTGTTCCTAACCTGAGCCACACTGGGCTACATACCAAGCAAACCACTCGATGCACAGGTTTACTCTCGGGGTTGGCGTTTTTTCCTGTCATGTTTATGGTTCTTTTGTtagatttgttttttgagacagggtttctctgtgtagccctggctgtcctggaactcacagagatatattgcctctgcctcctgagtgctgggactaaatgccaggattaaaagcatgcactaaCACTGCTGGGCtcatgggtttcttttcttttttcttttctttttttttccgagacagggtttctctgtggctttggagcctgtcctggaactagctcttatagtccaggctggttttgaactcacagaaatccgactgcctcccgagtgctaggagtaaaggcgaaggcgagcgccaccaacgcccagcaggctcatgttttgacacagggtcttactctgtttCAGGCAGGCTTCAAACCTGCCGCAATTCTCCCACCATaagctcccaagtactgggaacataggtgtgtgccaccatgcccacctcaGCAACAGTCAATCACAGGGAGAGCTGAAGCTCAGTGTATGGAGCACTCTCCAGCACAAAGCTCTGGGATGTCCCACCATGCCTGTCATCCCCGAACTGGAAAAATTTGAGGCAGAAaaattgggagttcaaggccatcctcagccacacagttcaaagctagcctgggctacataaggctctctctcaaatttaaaaaaaaaaaaattcaattggtttgagtgtgtgtgtgtgtgtgtgtgtgtgtgtgtgtgtgtgttggtggagcCATGGGCCTTCTGCATGCTGGGCCACAATTTCACCACTAAGCCACACCCATCCCAGGGTTGCTGTGTCCCCACAGTGGCCTTGCCTCTGACTTTGGAGCCCATCTTGCTTGGAAGTGGTCATGGTCACTTCCTCCTCTGAACATGGTTCTCACTAGCTTGAAACATTCATGTCTTCTCCCCAAGTACTTCTGGCCAGGGAGCCGCCTTACCTTGTGCCCATTCAGGAGCGTGTTCATGAGCCCAGAGCCGGAGTCCTCTGGTGGATAGGGAGGAGGGTGGGTCAGCCAGGGTTCCGGAGAGTCTCCCATCCTCTCAGGTAGGCCTGGTCCCCTCCCAGGCCAGGGTCAAGATCTGTGACCCTGTCCGATCCTAGGTAAACCTGTGTGCTGTGCCCGTTGGGTTTGGGGGTGCTGGGCACCTCAAAACAGGCCCACGGCCTACTcacccttttttattttgttttcttggatctTCTCTGTGCAGACCTTATAGGCCTCCGACTGCTGATATGCCCACAGCTCCTTCAAGTActgctgtttctccttctctgcctcatcCAGGTACCGCTGAGAGAGGGACAGCACCCACAAACTAGGGCCATCccagaggaaggcaggcagcCAGGGCCAGCACCCTGCCTCCCCCTGTACtgagccatctgtaactctggccttccctcccttcctcaaaCTCTTAGAGAACATCCCTCTTCTGGTCTAACTGATATACGGCATTTTTTCCTTGACTCTTTCTGCCCCCTGAACTTCCATGTCCAATAGGTGCTGGCTGGTGTGTGGCTTGTgttatatttctttaatatttgtaCGACTTGTATGGGTGTGTATttgtgcacacgcacatgcaaaCCCTTGTCCGCCATCACTCTCCACCtagttttctgaggcagggtctctcactgaacccgtGAGGCTGGCCTTGGTGGCCGGGAGCCCAGGgatccttcctgtctttctctctcatctcctcccgTGCCCACCTGCTTCTCTGACGGCTGCAGCTTGCTCCACTCGGCGCCCAGCATCTTGGTGATCTCCGGAAAGGGCAGGTCCGGGTGGCGAGTGCGAATTTGCTCCCGACGCTCGTTCAGAAAGCGAACATAGCCCGTGACAGGGGCCTTGGGCCCATTAGGGAgaatcttctttctcttcttgcctTTGGGCCAGCCTCTCTTCTTCACCGGCTGCAAGAGGGGGTTGTGTCCTTGGGAGGAGCCCTGGACCGTGTGGGCGTGGCCCTGGGCCGTGTGGGCGGGGTCTAGCTCAGGGACAGGGTCAAGAGTCAAAAGAAAGGGTCCTGGGCCAAGACTGAGCCTGCCAGGAGTGGCGCTGAAGCCACTGGCGGATGGGGCTTGGCCTCTCACTAACTAGGCAGTGGGAATATTCTACACGGTGTGGACCTGTCAGGGGTGTGACGCTAAGCCAGGGGCGGGGCTTTCAGGTGGTGActcacctcctcctcctgggACCCTTTCTCTCCCACACGGGGACCCTCGCTGCGCTCCTGTTTGACAGTCACTACGAAGGCCCCGTGCTGGCCCGGGGTCTTGCCTCCTGCAGGCCTTGGGGACATGGGAAAGCAGGGTCATTCCCCATGCCAGAAGCACTCGCTCATACCTCATCTCCACCTTGCGGTTGGAGATCACAGAAGTGTGTGGGAGCACACATGAGCCCGGAAAAAGGAGTGGGGACCCAAGGCCACAGTAGACCACTGTGAGAACAGTCCGAGGATTTCAAGCTGGgaactgggtgggggtggggccgtCCTGGAGTCTGGGAGCAGGACGAGGTAGGAGACCATAGGGTGCCCTAGCAATTCGGGGGGGGGCGGGTACAGACAGACCCTAGAGCCAGAAATCTCCAAATAGTGACGGGACACCGCAAGAGATCCCAGGAGTGGGAATAAGGTAGACGGGCTAGGGACAGGACCGCACCAAGGGTTCCCTAAACAGGGGTACCTAGGGTAACAACAGAGCATGCTCAAAGGGACAGGAGGGTGGGGACAGCCATGCCTGGGATACCCTGGGTTGGAGATTGGGCGTTTCTAGAGTTACATGGGAGTGGGGGTACGCACCGGGGATGGGGACGGGGCATGCCCAGGGGTACCcagggaggggagaggctgggggaggCGCACTCACGCGGCGGCCCCGCCTGGCTGTCGGGGGCCGTGGGACATGGCCTTTCTGGGCGGGACCTGGAACAGAGGCCGGCAGAGGTCAGGGATCCTGCCCGCCACCCCGATGGGAACCCCAGGCCAGTGCCCCGGACGCCCGGGTGGGGAAGGCGGATCCCGAGGCCGGGAGGTCCTCGGGCAGGCTGCCCCGAGATCCTTTGTTGCGAGATCGGGTCCGGAGGCCGCGCCCCGCGCCCCGCAGCCCCCGCCCCGCGCAGGCCCCGACTTCCCGGCTCTTTTCACCTCCGAAAAAACTTTCCCGGGACCTGGGATGCGGCGACGCTCCAACCAAGCGCCCGCGGCCGCCCCTCCCATATGCTAATGAGGGTAGAACTTGGGCTCCAATTGGCCAAGGACTCCACGAGGGGCGAGGTCATGCAGATCAGCTCGGCGCGCCCGGCGGTGATTGGCTAAAAAGCTGCGGAGCCTAGTGGGAGGCGCGTCGGGCAGGTTGCGGGCGGGTGCGTCAAGTTCGGCTGTGCTCGGACGCGCTCGGGACCAATCGGAGGCGATTGGCTACTCACTACGGGCAGAGCTTCTTAAAGGGCCAGCAGTCCCCATGCTGACCAGGGAGCTTAGATGCGGGAGTGATGGCCAGAGTCCTCGATAGAGGAGACACTATTAGTAGGCTTCCGAAAAAGGAGTTAAGTTCCAAAGAGGCAGCCCACTGCAGAAGGGCAAGGAGTACTTTTTCTTACcacattgggaaaaaaaaatgaggtggggAGATGGCACAGCGCTTGAAGGAGCTTGCCACCTAGTGGACAACATGAGTATGGAACTCACAAGGTGGAAAGTGGGAACAGGAGCGGtggcagataaataaataaaataataagggGAGAGATGGATCACTGCTTGTTAAGAGCAgcacggactgctcttccagaggacctgagttcagttcccggtaaccacatggcagctcacaactctctgtgactccagtttcaggggctcttGATATCCTCACGCTGACACACCCGCAGACAAAACACGAATgcatgctgggcattggtggcgcacacctttaatcccagcactccggaggcagaggcaggtggatctcagaggtcaaagccagcctggtctacagagcgagttccaggacagcgagagctacacagagaaacgttgtctcagaaaaaaaaataaaaaattaaaaagagagagagagagaaccaagtccctcaagttgtcctctgagctcctgTGACATATGCAACCCTGCCCcacacaataaaacaaatgagcaaTGCTTTATAAAAGGAGACTGGGAGCTGGTCGTGTATTCCTTGACCTTAGGAGGCTGATTTGCCTTCCCGTAGTGCTTTGATTTTACTCTCTGAACAAGCATACGTTGAACTACAGCAGGACTAACAGGCTGGGAGGCGATTCAACAGACACCTCAGAAACATGGCGTTTTGCAGTACAGTGGTGGACTGGTGAGCTGACTCAGCTGGCAAAGGGACCAGTGGAGGAGGAATCCAAGAATTTGAAGTTGATCGCCATTATTTGATTAGAAAAGACAGAGGACATTATACACCTTGGTTGCCAAATGTGATTTTCACTCTAGTGTTCTATAATTTCCACAGTCAAAGACAAAGTGAAGAAGAGGATTGGAGAGTTGCCTCTGTCGCTCAGAGTGCcagtttctcttgcagaggaacagggtttgattcccagcaccactaGTCTGCTAAAAAGcgatctgtaactccaatcccagggtaTCTCTCTTTTGACCTTCCTGGACATGAGgcctggtacacagacatacatatgggaaaaatactcataaacacaaaataataaggcaatcttaaaaaaaaaaagaaagaaagaagccgggcattggtggctcatgcctaaatcccagcactcgggaggcagaggcaggcggatctctgtgagttcaagaccagcctggtctacaagatcgagttccaggacaggctccaaagccacagagaaacccttgggGGGGGTGAGCATAGATCATATACTGCTTTTCCAGTTTGATACCTGGTATCCATACTGAAGGTTAGGGCCGTGGTCAGAGTGGAGCCCTGTCCAGAAGCACCCAGTGATGAGCTGGTGTGTGGTTAGGGTGTTTCCATCCTGCGCTGGGTCTTGAGCGCCATCCTCCCATACTGCAGTAAACTGAACCACAAACCCTGTAATGATGTAACATTAGACTAATCACAATGCTGATGACTCATTAGACACACGGTGATTATGGCATGTTTCTATGGGACCACACAGACTCGCACAGATACTGGCATGTTGTTTATACTTCTGCCTCAATGGCAGGTGCGAGTGACTACCCCAAACTCACAGGCTGGAGAATTCTGAGTCATGTGGTTGTCATCCTGTGTCCTGTCCCATCCCTGTCCGTccctcctccaccctccaccaCCCCAGCCCCACCGCCCAGGAACGGGAAGCTGTGCAGACTGCACTCCGTAAGATGAGGTTGGGCTTGATCAAATTTGGGCTTCCTGCGACAGCAGTGAAGTGCATCGCTTGGAGACACTGGCAGACAGCCAGTGTGAGGTCAGAACACAGGGCAGAGACAGGCTTCTACCAGCCAGGGGTCACCTGGGCTCAGAATCAGGAGAGGAGGAGCCAGCCTGGCCATCATCACCCAGCATGGAGCATTCAGCCTTCAGAGCTGGTGTGAGCTTGGTTTCCCGTGGTTGCTCCTatcttcaaccccagcactctggagggagcgggaatctctgtgagttcctgtccaGCCTGTGACAATAGTGAGACCTTTcaaacatataatttaaaaaataaataaaagataactcAGGTGCCAGTCTATGGTGTTTCTAAGCCACCTGTGAAGCAGAAGGCATGCACTGTGGATGTGGGAAGCTGTTCCTGAAGGGGGTGTACTTTAGGGAGAAGTAGTTGTGCAGATCAGGTTGTCCATATAGAACGTGCTGCCCTGCTTCCTTGATGCTCATATGTGTCCGCATGTCTGttctaaattttctatttttgtttttgctgggattggaacccaggaccttgctgAGACTAGGTAGGCTTTCTATCCATAAGCCactcccccagcccctcactgggggattcttgGGGGTCTGAGCCATACCCAGACCTCAGatgtctcttttttgtttgtttttcgagacagggtttctctctgtagctttggaggctgtcctggaactcactctgtagaccagggtggtcttgaactcacagaggtcctcctgcctctgcctcccgagggctgggattaaacacgtgtgccaccaatacccggcgagacctctctttttttttttttttttgttgcttttaaatttaaaccccctttttttagacaggacctcactgtgtagacctggttgttctggaactcattgagatccacctgcctctatgggatgctggaattaatggtgtgctccacaagccaggcagtggtgtcgctcgcctttaatcccagcactggggaggcagaggcaggtggatctctgtgagtttgagaccaccctggtctacaagagtgagttccaggataggctccaaagatacacagataaaccctgtctcgaaaaacaaacaaacaaacaaacaaaaagaggtctGAGGTCTGGGTATGGCTCAGACCTcccaagaaatcctgtctcgaaaaacctaaataaataaataaatagtgtacTCACTAGACCCTGCCCCAGctcttttttctaaaattttgattcagggggctggagagatggctcagaggttaagagcgccgactgctcttccagaggtcctgagtttaattcccagcaaccacatggtggctcacaaccatctgtaataatgagatctggtgccctcttctggtgtgcagatatacatggaagcagaatgttatatacataataaattaatttaaaaatttttttgattCAGGGTCTCCCTAAATTACCCAGAGTAGTGGGAATCTAGTAGACATTGTATCTAAGGTAAGCATTAGAATGTTACAGTTGTTTTTCACTGCATAGGGTAACTATTGAATGTATCAGTGCTTGTTGAAGGTACATAGACTTTGAAGAAATTAGATAACTGTGATTGTTTtctatgatttatttgtttgttgtttttgtttgtttttcgagataggatttttctgtgttgctttggaacctgtcgtggaactcaccctatagaccaggctggcctggaactcagagatccacctgtctctgcctcctgagtgctgggattaaaggagtgcaccactaccacctggcgtTTTCTGTGATTTATAGAGTTGTTTTTTGAGGAGATTTTCCATCTGTTGCATGACTGTGGTCACATGACTATCCAGACACTCTTGGAGGTCTTGAATTATTGGGTACTGCACACAGTACATAATAACAACTAAAGCTTGTGGAGTCATGATGGTTTCGTTCAGAGAACATATAGATCAAAGGGGCCTTGGTATTAGGGACTTGTGCCCCAAACCTTGTGCATAACCAATAAATGTTTCTGAAAAGAGGTTTGAGGTTCAGTTCACAGAAACTGTTCCTCCCTGATGACAGAGAGTCTAAAAGTACATTCTGGAGTGATCATCTTTGTTTGACCAACCCATGTAACACAGAGCCCCTGACAGCCCCCTCCCAGTCTGGAGACAGAGCTCAGCAGTGGAACATTCTCTTTGCAAGCTGAGGCCCTGGGCCCCAGCCCTACTAGTTTATCACACCAAACAAACAATGGTTTCTTAAAACTTGAAAGAGGTCTACAccaatcacagcacttgggaaatagaggcagcagatctctgagtttgagtccagcctggactacagagtgagttccaggacagccagggctacatagggaaaccctgtctccaaccaaacacacacacacacacacacacacacacacacacacacacacacgaccaaaCCCCCACGAGGCTGCTCTCTTCCTTGTTGAACatggaaggaaactgaggcctgttGGCCCTGACACCTCCTCACCTTCCCCTCCAGCCACCCTCAGACCTCAGAACCTTACTAACAGACTTGGAAATCCCCCCTCCCTGCTGGTCAGCAGATCTGGCGCCCCTGCATCAAAGCCGCCCCCCCACGCCTCAAGGCTGGACTCCAGCCACTAGGATATCTGATGCCCAGTGGATGGATGGAAGCGTGGGCTTGGTGTCCAGGGCTGCCAGACGCTGGAGGGACATCAAAGGCTGTCAGGGACTGTTTGGAGTCCCAGCCCATGCTCCCCACCCTAAGGGTCCATGAGTCCTTCCTGTTAACTGGTCTTTTTTGACCTTTGCCTGATTCCAAAGCCTTTTCATTCATGAAGAATTTAGACAGAGCCCATCCCCCTCTGTCAGGCTCTTTATCTGGCATTGTCTTCCCTGGATGGAGAGAGCCCACATCCTGGGGGTAGTCCAGCTTTGATTGTGTCTGACCCGGAAGGCCCTTCTCTCAAACCTGCCGCGGCACTCCAATGTCCTCTGCCACACTCAGCTCCCAGCCTGTCCATGGACCAGCTTCCTGATGACTTCTCCAACCAGGGAGGCTTGGGAAGGAGGTGGGATAGAGAGTTGATGCAGGGAGATCTGAGCTGAATTCAAAATGCCAAAGAAACCCAGAGACACCCCATTGCTGCTGAGTCAGCTCCAGGAGGCTGCTGGGGCTGAGTGCATTGGCCCAGGCTTGTTGCCCCAGCACttgatggagaggcaggagtgTGTCTTGGGTATGAAGGGAGTTACAGGCCACCCGGAGGCTAGGGCCATAGCTCAGTAGCTAGAGAGTTGTCCCAGCTTAAGCCTTGGGTTCTGTCTCCAGCAACTAAATAAACGGGACGTGTTGGCTAAGGGTTCATcgccttcttcccagtgttcggGAGGTCAGAagttcctgggctacagagggagtttgAGGTCCACGTGGGTTACTGCAGGGGACCTTGTCAGCAAATAGAGGCCTCTAGGGTGTCCGAGGACTTGGTTAATGAAAAGGACAGGAGTAGAAATTAAACCCCAGGTATCAGTAGTTAAACAGTCACTCAGAGTGGTCACCCTGTTGTCTGtgcccaggttcctgccctccaGCCAATGACCTGGCCGAGCCTCAGTTGCCATATTTGTGAAGTGCTGAGAATTCCATGCCAGCCTGAGGCGGACATTCTCTGTGAGAGACTGACCCATGGAGTGAAAAAAGTCACCCCTATTGCTAGTGCCCTATCTTTCCTTATCTCTCCCTATCTTTTAATTCCCTCAGGCCAAGAGCTACAGAGCTGCCTGTTATCTGCTGTCCAACCCAGGCCAGGTCACCTCCCAAGAGGAGCCTGAAACagcccctcctgcctccacctctctagAACTGGAATGGAaggctttatatatttatttatttgagacaggttttctctgtgtagccctcagtgtcttggaactcactctctaaaccaggctggcctcaaattcagaggtctgactgcctctgcctcccaagttctgggattaaaatagTGGCCTTGATGCCTTGGTCACTTTTGACATATGTTGTTGGGAGCACAGAGACTCTTAGGCAAAGGAGGGAACAGTCTCATTTGGGACTTAGGGGTTCAGAACCAGGGTGATATCCCTGGGGGAAGGCTCTGTGTGGTAATGGAGACACATCATCCCAGCACAGGAGCTGAGGTCCAGGTCAGACTGCGCTATGGTGTGAGACccttcacttaaaaataaaactcgggaggcagaagcagaggcaggcggatctctgtgaattcgagaccagcctggtctacaagagcaagttccaggactgcctccaaagccgcagagaaagcctgtctcgaaagaaccaaaacaaacaaacaaaaatcaataagtaagtaagtaaataaataaataaaaatactgggGCTGTAGTTCAGTGGGTAGAATAGGAAGTCTGGTTTCCAGCCTGAGGAGAGAGCACAAGCTCTGAGGTCAAATTAGCCTCAGTAACATAGCTgagcttcaggacagcctggggaagagaataaaaggaataaaatgtgATGAGGAGGCTGTGGAAGACACTTGTCCCACTGACCGGTGGCATGGCCTGAAGGGTGTGGGGTGTGCAGCACCTGCCTCTGAGTCAACACAGAGGCCTggcttcccttttctttgtgCTTCTCAGAATCACCCAGTAAGTAGGAGTGAAACCCCGGAGCCTGCCACGTGGGGTGCCTGGCACCAGCAGCCCTCATAAAAGCCTAGCCGGTGTTACAATGTTCCGCCCGACTATTATCTAATTCGTACTAATTAATTAGTACGAATATGTCTCCCAGGCGcctcactgtgtatctctggaGGTTTATGGGATCACCCAGTTGTGTTCTCATTCCAGCCCTTTCAGCAGGGAGCCGCAGCTGCAAACTGGCTGGGGTCCAAGGCGTGGGTGGGTGGCGGACAACAGGGCTCACGCTCTGTTCCCGAAGCCAGGCCTGAAATCCCATCAGTTCATGAGGCTGAGGTTGCAGAGGGacttcagggctagcctgggcaactaatggggccctgtctcaaaacagaaagataGAAAAGGCCCAGCTTGTGGGCACAATCCCCACGACCAGGAAGGGAGACATgaggaccaggagttcagggtcatcctcagcttcacaatgagtttgaggctagcctgggctacaagagaccctgtctcaaaacagaaagctTTCAGTTTGAAAGGATAAATTTggttactcccagcactcgggaggtggaggccagaggatacggagttcaaggttatcttctaTTACACAGGgatgtcaaggccagcctggcctacaagagacCCTGcgttagaaaaagaaacaagcaaaaaaaaatttagtCAAAGACATAAAAACACgaggaaaataagagaaacaaactTCGATGATGAAGGCTGGACTCGCACAGCGCGTGCGGCGTTAGGGCCGCGCGAGTGCGGCCCCGAGGCCACGCCCCCGCTCGCTGATTAGGCAGCCTGCTGAGGCGCGCATCTCTGATTGGCCAGCGTGGCCGTCGCTCCGCGGCTCCGCCCCTGGGGGCGGCTCCAGGGAGTGGCGGCCGCCGCGGCGCGACGCGGCCGGCTGCGGAGCCGTGGGCCTGCGCTGCGGTTGCGATGTCGCCCCCGCCGGGCGGCGCGGGTCCCGGTCCGCCGCGGACGCTGTCCCCCGCCGCGCGGCTGAGCTTCGCGGTCGGCCACTTCCTCAACGACCTGTGCGCGGGCA is part of the Cricetulus griseus strain 17A/GY chromosome 5, alternate assembly CriGri-PICRH-1.0, whole genome shotgun sequence genome and encodes:
- the Hmg20b gene encoding SWI/SNF-related matrix-associated actin-dependent regulator of chromatin subfamily E member 1-related isoform X3, giving the protein MTSPLVESLANWSPSSTLISIWEGRPRALGWSVAASQVPGKFFRRSRPERPCPTAPDSQAGPPRECASPSLSPPWVPLGMPRPHPRPAGGKTPGQHGAFVVTVKQERSEGPRVGEKGSQEEEPVKKRGWPKGKKRKKILPNGPKAPVTGYVRFLNERREQIRTRHPDLPFPEITKMLGAEWSKLQPSEKQRYLDEAEKEKQQYLKELWAYQQSEAYKVCTEKIQENKIKKEDSGSGLMNTLLNGHKGVDCDGFSTFDVPIFTEEFLDQNKALGSDYRPVAREAELRRLRKMNVAFEEQNAVLQRHTQSMSCARERLEQELALEERRTLALQQQLQAVRQALTSSFASLPVPGARPRPPRAGHAHRASLLLGSACQFPGPARHRRDAYSRDAGLLHGAAARGHRARPRAA
- the Hmg20b gene encoding SWI/SNF-related matrix-associated actin-dependent regulator of chromatin subfamily E member 1-related isoform X8; its protein translation is MTSPLVESLANWSPSSTLISIWEGRPRALGWSVAASQVPGKFFRRSRPERPCPTAPDSQAGPPRECASPSLSPPWVPLGMPRPHPRPAGGKTPGQHGAFVVTVKQERSEGPRVGEKGSQEEEPVKKRGWPKGKKRKKILPNGPKAPVTGYVRFLNERREQIRTRHPDLPFPEITKMLGAEWSKLQPSEKQRYLDEAEKEKQQYLKELWAYQQSEAYKVCTEKIQENKIKKEDSGSGLMNTLLNGHKGVDCDGFSTFDVPIFTEEFLDQNKALGSDYRPVAREAELRRLRKMNVAFEEQNAVLQRHTQSMSCARERLEQELALEERRTLALQQQLQAVRHRRDAYSRDAGLLHGAAARGHRARPRAA
- the Hmg20b gene encoding SWI/SNF-related matrix-associated actin-dependent regulator of chromatin subfamily E member 1-related isoform X6; amino-acid sequence: MTSPLVESLANWSPSSTLISIWEGRPRALGWSVAASQVPGKFFRRSRPERPCPTAPDSQAGPPRECASPSLSPPWVPLGMPRPHPRPAGGKTPGQHGAFVVTVKQERSEGPRVGEKGSQEEEPVKKRGWPKGKKRKKILPNGPKAPVTGYVRFLNERREQIRTRHPDLPFPEITKMLGAEWSKLQPSEKQRYLDEAEKEKQQYLKELWAYQQSEAYKVCTEKIQENKIKKEDSGSGLMNTLLNGHKGVDCDGFSTFDVPIFTEEFLDQNKAREAELRRLRKMNVAFEEQNAVLQRHTQSMSCARERLEQELALEERRTLALQQQLQAVRQALTSSFASLPVPGTGETPTLGTLDFYMARLHGAIERDPAQHERLIARVKEILARVASEHL
- the Hmg20b gene encoding SWI/SNF-related matrix-associated actin-dependent regulator of chromatin subfamily E member 1-related isoform X4 — its product is MTSPLVESLANWSPSSTLISIWEGRPRALGWSVAASQVPGKFFRRSRPERPCPTAPDSQAGPPRECASPSLSPPWVPLGMPRPHPRPAGGKTPGQHGAFVVTVKQERSEGPRVGEKGSQEEEPVKKRGWPKGKKRKKILPNGPKAPVTGYVRFLNERREQIRTRHPDLPFPEITKMLGAEWSKLQPSEKQRYLDEAEKEKQQYLKELWAYQQSEAYKVCTEKIQENKIKKEDSGSGLMNTLLNGHKGVDCDGFSTFDVPIFTEEFLDQNKAREAELRRLRKMNVAFEEQNAVLQRHTQSMSCARERLEQELALEERRTLALQQQLQAVRQALTSSFASLPVPGARPRPPRAGHAHRASLLLGSACQFPGPARHRRDAYSRDAGLLHGAAARGHRARPRAA
- the Hmg20b gene encoding SWI/SNF-related matrix-associated actin-dependent regulator of chromatin subfamily E member 1-related isoform X7, whose amino-acid sequence is MGGAAAGAWLERRRIPGPGKVFSEVPPRKAMSHGPRQPGGAAAPAGGKTPGQHGAFVVTVKQERSEGPRVGEKGSQEEEPVKKRGWPKGKKRKKILPNGPKAPVTGYVRFLNERREQIRTRHPDLPFPEITKMLGAEWSKLQPSEKQRYLDEAEKEKQQYLKELWAYQQSEAYKVCTEKIQENKIKKEDSGSGLMNTLLNGHKGVDCDGFSTFDVPIFTEEFLDQNKALGSDYRPVAREAELRRLRKMNVAFEEQNAVLQRHTQSMSCARERLEQELALEERRTLALQQQLQAVRQALTSSFASLPVPGARPRPPRAGHAHRASLLLGSACQFPGPARHRRDAYSRDAGLLHGAAARGHRARPRAA
- the Hmg20b gene encoding SWI/SNF-related matrix-associated actin-dependent regulator of chromatin subfamily E member 1-related isoform X9: MGGAAAGAWLERRRIPGPGKVFSEVPPRKAMSHGPRQPGGAAAPAGGKTPGQHGAFVVTVKQERSEGPRVGEKGSQEEEPVKKRGWPKGKKRKKILPNGPKAPVTGYVRFLNERREQIRTRHPDLPFPEITKMLGAEWSKLQPSEKQRYLDEAEKEKQQYLKELWAYQQSEAYKVCTEKIQENKIKKEDSGSGLMNTLLNGHKGVDCDGFSTFDVPIFTEEFLDQNKAREAELRRLRKMNVAFEEQNAVLQRHTQSMSCARERLEQELALEERRTLALQQQLQAVRQALTSSFASLPVPGTGETPTLGTLDFYMARLHGAIERDPAQHERLIARVKEILARVASEHL
- the Hmg20b gene encoding SWI/SNF-related matrix-associated actin-dependent regulator of chromatin subfamily E member 1-related isoform X5, coding for MTSPLVESLANWSPSSTLISIWEGRPRALGWSVAASQVPGKFFRRSRPERPCPTAPDSQAGPPRECASPSLSPPWVPLGMPRPHPRPAGGKTPGQHGAFVVTVKQERSEGPRVGEKGSQEEEPVKKRGWPKGKKRKKILPNGPKAPVTGYVRFLNERREQIRTRHPDLPFPEITKMLGAEWSKLQPSEKQRYLDEAEKEKQQYLKELWAYQQSEAYKVCTEKIQENKIKKEDSGSGLMNTLLNGHKGVDCDGFSTFDVPIFTEEFLDQNKALGSDYRPVAREAELRRLRKMNVAFEEQNAVLQRHTQSMSCARERLEQELALEERRTLALQQQLQAVRQALTSSFASLPVPGTGETPTLGTLDFYMARLHGAIERDPAQHERLIARVKEILARVASEHL